The following proteins come from a genomic window of Salvia hispanica cultivar TCC Black 2014 chromosome 4, UniMelb_Shisp_WGS_1.0, whole genome shotgun sequence:
- the LOC125222605 gene encoding scarecrow-like protein 1 gives MSLVGSAALYRSPELYSLKDDNDSSGLSTSSLYSYTSDSYDPKYFLDSPSSSDVIGNPFQSPSSQHTSLVESTHNSYQFDYASELESPRDVDYDEDKLRLKLQELEKALLDDNGAAMEIDSDCFDSPKESSSSDSNLSSTTSSKDMVISGPLSLKHMLLECAAVVHSGDFKRASSMINVLRQHVSIQGDPSERIAAYLVEALVARMAMSGKGLYRALKCKEAPSSDRLSAMQVLFEVCPCFRFGFMAANGSILEAFRGEKRVHIVDFDVNQGSQYYTLLQTLAKTPGDRPHVRLTGVDDPESVQRPVGGLAIIGQRLELLAKQLKLSFEFKAVPAETALVSPSALGCRPGEALVVNFAFLLHHLPDESVSTVNLRDQLLRMIKGLKPKLVTVVEQDVNTNTSPFPQRFAEAYSYYSAVFESLDATLARDSQDRMNVEKHCLARDIINVVACEGEERIERYEVAGKWRSRMTMAGFTACGISRDVRGEIEKLIQQYSDRYKVNEEKGALHFGWEEKTLIVSSAWR, from the coding sequence ATGTCTTTGGTCGGGTCTGCTGCGTTGTATAGGAGCCCTGAGCTGTACTCACTGAAAGATGACAACGATAGCTCGGGGCTATCAACATCCAGTTTATACTCGTACACCAGTGACAGTTACGATCCGAAATATTTCCTCGACTCACCATCAAGTTCTGATGTGATAGGCAATCCATTTCAGTCCCCGTCTTCTCAGCACACCTCGTTGGTGGAATCAACGCACAACTCGTATCAGTTTGATTACGCCTCTGAATTGGAAAGTCCCCGTGATGTGGATTATGATGAAGATAAGTTGAGGTTGAAGCTTCAAGAACTCGAGAAGGCGCTTCTTGATGATAATGGTGCCGCCATGGAAATTGATAGTGATTGTTTCGACTCGCCAAAGGAATCTTCGTCCTCTGATTCTAATCTCAGCAGCACAACGAGCAGTAAGGATATGGTGATCTCCGGTCCGCTGTCTCTTAAGCATATGCTTCTCGAGTGTGCTGCTGTCGTCCATAGCGGAGATTTCAAGCGAGCATCGAGCATGATCAATGTTCTCAGGCAGCACGTCTCGATCCAGGGAGACCCTTCGGAGCGAATTGCAGCTTACTTGGTTGAAGCTCTCGTCGCTCGGATGGCAATGTCGGGGAAAGGCCTATACCGGGCACTGAAATGCAAAGAGGCCCCGTCATCCGACCGCCTCTCGGCTATGCAGGTCCTTTTCGAGGTGTGTCCGTGCTTTCGCTTCGGTTTCATGGCGGCAAACGGTTCGATTCTCGAGGCGTTTAGAGGTGAAAAAAGAGTTCACATTGTGGATTTTGATGTGAACCAAGGAAGTCAGTACTACACTCTGCTGCAAACGCTTGCGAAAACTCCCGGTGACCGTCCGCACGTGCGGCTGACCGGAGTCGACGACCCGGAATCGGTTCAACGCCCGGTCGGGGGCCTAGCAATCATCGGGCAGAGGCTCGAGCTTCTTGCTAAACAGCTGAAACTCTCCTTCGAGTTCAAAGCCGTACCCGCGGAAACCGCTCTGGTTTCGCCTTCCGCGCTCGGCTGCCGGCCCGGCGAGGCGCTCGTCGTGAACTTCGCCTTCCTGCTCCACCACCTCCCCGACGAGAGCGTGTCGACCGTGAACCTCCGCGACCAGCTTCTCCGGATGATCAAGGGCTTGAAACCGAAGCTCGTGACCGTCGTCGAGCAGGACGTGAACACGAACACCTCCCCCTTCCCGCAGAGGTTCGCGGAAGCTTACAGTTACTACTCCGCCGTGTTCGAGTCTCTCGACGCGACTCTGGCCAGGGACAGCCAGGACCGGATGAATGTCGAGAAGCACTGCCTCGCCCGCGACATCATCAACGTGGTGGCGTGTGAGGGGGAGGAGAGGATAGAGCGGTACGAGGTGGCCGGGAAGTGGAGGTCGAGGATGACCATGGCCGGGTTCACCGCGTGCGGGATTAGTCGGGACGTGCGGGGCGAGATCGAGAAACTCATACAGCAGTACTCGGATAGGTATAAGGTGAATGAGGAGAAAGGAGCGCTGCATTTTGGATGGGAGGAGAAGACATTAATAGTCAGTTCAGCATGGAGATAA
- the LOC125219080 gene encoding transcriptional corepressor SEUSS-like isoform X1, protein MVPQGPPPPHGGAQPVPPSLLRSNSSLLGGQGGGMPSQNAFPSLVSPRNQFNNMNMLGNVPNVSSLLHQSFGNGGSSSGLSGPANPNSSGHGQGQQQFSNPSSSQMLPEQQQAQHLDPQNFQHNQQQLQQFSVPNSQQHQQQQQQHQQFQAMRAGLGGAGHVKLEPQTTNEQASQQQLQALRTLSSVKMEPQQLQSMRSLGTVKMEPQQSDPLFLHHQQQQQQQQQQQQLLLSRQSSQAAAAAQILHQQRIMQIQQQQQLLKAMPQQRSTLQQQFQPQNMPVRSPVKPVYEPGMCARRLTHYMYQQQHRPEDNSIEFWRKFVAEYFAPNAKKKWCVSMYGPGRQTTGVFPQDVWHCEICNRKPGRGFEATVEVLPRLFKIKYESGTIEELLYVDMPREYQNPAGQIVLDYAKAIQESVFEQLRVVRDGQLRIVFSPDLKICSWEFCARRHEELIPRRLLIPQVSQLGTAAQKYQAATQNASTSASFSELQNNCNMFVSSARQLAKALEVPLVNDLGYTKRYVRCLQISEVVNSMKDLIDYSRETGAGPMESLAKFPRRTNHSPGFQGQQHPQPDSQLQQQQQQTGQNSNNDSSAAAAATQLASAASTPGVNNPANSATATASTSTIVGLLHQNSMNSRQQNLMSSINSPYGGNSVQMPSPGSSNTMPQSQPPLSPFHSSTPPSSNNQQLASHGPLSGGHVNSASSPNISMPQPTLSGDVDANDSQSSVQKIIHDMMMSSQLGGGGMSGLGMMGGDVKNVNGMFSTGSNGSVSGGNILIGTGVANGNPGTGVSGFGSMGNGIGQSAMVSGIRAALANNSLSMNGRVAMAMAREQGMNSQQQDMSNQLLAGGLGAVNGFNNLQFDWKASP, encoded by the exons ATGGTGCCACAGGGGCCTCCCCCTCCGCATGGTGGAGCGCAGCCGGTTCCGCCGTCATTGTTAAGATCAAATTCCTCGTTGTTGGGTGGGCAAGGAGGTGGGATGCCCTCCCAGAATGCATTTCCTTCTCTAGTGTCACCGCGCAATCAGTTCAACAACATGAATATGCTCGGGAATGTTCCCAACGTTTCTTCTCTGCTTCACCAGTCATTTGGAAATGGAGGCTCAAGTTCTGGTTTATCTGGTCCAG CCAATCCAAACTCATCTGGTCACGGACAAGGACAGCAACAATTCTCAAACCCTTCCAGCAGCCAAATGTTGCCAGAACAGCAACAAGCTCAACATCTTGATccacaaaattttcaacataacCAGCAGCAGTTACAACAGTTTTCTGTGCCCAATTCGCAACAGCATCAGCAACAACAGCAGCAGCATCAGCAATTTCAGGCAATGCGTGCAGGCCTAGGAGGTGCGGGACATGTTAAGCTAGAGCCACAAACGACCAATGAGCAGGCCTCACAGCAACAACTGCAAGCTTTGAGGACTCTGAGTTCAGTGAAGATGGAACCTCAGCAGTTACAAAGTATGAGAAGCTTAGGGACTGTCAAGATGGAACCCCAACAATCAGATCCtttatttttacatcatcaacagcaacaacagcagcagcagcagcagcaacagcTCCTCCTTTCCCGACAGTCCTCTCAGGCTGCTGCTGCCGCGCAGATTTTGCATCAACAGAGGATTATGCAAAttcagcagcagcagcagctgtTAAAAGCTATGCCTCAACAAAGATCTACATTACAACAACAGTTTCAACCACAGAACATGCCTGTTAGGTCCCCTGTAAAACCTGTCTATGAGCCTGGAATGTGTGCTCGGAGGCTGACACATTACATGTATCAGCAACAACACAGACCTGAA GACAACAGCATTGAGTTCTGGAGGAAATTTGTAGCTGAATATTTTGCACCCAATGCCAAGAAAAAGTGGTGTGTTTCAATGTATGGACCTGGTCGCCAAACTACTGGAGTTTTCCCTCAG GATGTTTGGCATTGTGAAATTTGCAACCGCAAGCCTGGTCGTGGATTTG AGGCAACTGTTGAGGTTTTGCCCCGactattcaaaataaaatatgaaagtgGAACTATAGAAGAACTGCTGTATGTTGATATGCCGCGAGAGTATCAGAATCCTGCAGGGCAAATTGTTCTGGACTATGCGAAAGCTATACAAGAGAGTGTATTTGAGCAACTTCGTGTTGTTCGTGATGGTCAGCTACGAATTGTATTCTCTCCCGATCTCAAG ATATGCTCCTGGGAATTTTGTGCTCGGCGTCATGAAGAGCTCATCCCAAGAAGGTTGCTGATTCCTCAG GTTAGCCAACTTGGCACTGCTGCCCAAAAGTACCAGGCTGCTACTCAAAATGCGTCAACTAGTGCCTCTTTTTCGGAGCTACAAAATAATTGCAACAT gTTTGTTTCTTCTGCACGTCAGCTTGCCAAAGCTCTGGAAGTTCCATTAGTAAATGATTTGGGATATACGAAGAGATATGTGCGATGCTTGCAG ATATCAGAAGTGGTCAATAGCATGAAGGATCTTATTGACTATAGCCGTGAAACTGGTGCAGGTCCTATGG AGAGTCTGGCGAAGTTTCCTCGAAGAACAAATCATTCACCTGGATTTCAAGGACAACAACATCCACAGCCTGACAGTCAGCTACAACAGCAACAGCAGCAAACAGGTCAAAACTCAAACAACGATAGTTCTGCTGCGGCTGCTGCTACACAACTTGCTTCTGCTGCTAGTACTCCTGGTGTTAATAATCCTGCGAACTCAGCTACCGCTACGGCATCTACCAGTACAATTGTCGGccttcttcatcaaaattcaaTGAATTCTCGGCAGCAAAATCTAATGTCCAGTATTAACAGCCCTTACGGTGGTAATAGTGTTCAAATGCCATCTCCTGGATCTTCAAACACCATGCCACAGTCTCAACCACCTCTATCCCCTTTCCATTCCTCGACACCGCCATCATCGAATAATCAACAACTGGCTTCACATGGTCCATTATCGGGTGGTCATGTGAATTCTGCGAGTTCGCCAAATATTTCAATGCCACAACCTACTCTTTCTGGTGATGTAGATGCAAATGATTCACAGAGTTCCgtccaaaaaattatacacgACATGATGATGTCTTCTCAGCTTGGTGGTGGTGGTATGTCAGGCTTGGGGATGATGGGTGGTgatgtgaaaaatgtgaaTGGAATGTTCTCAACAGGCAGCAATGGCAGTGTTAGTGGGGGCAATATACTCATAGGAACTGGAGTAGCTAATGGTAACCCTGGTACTGGTGTTTCAGGGTTTGGGAGTATGGGCAACGGAATCGGCCAATCTGCCATGGTAAGTGGGATCCGAGCAGCGCTTGCTAATAACTCCCTTTCCATGAATGGGAGAGTAGCCATGGCGATGGCACGAGAGCAGGGCATGAATTCACAACAGCAGGATATGAGCAACCAACTGCTTGCCGGTGGTCTTGGTGCAGTTAATGGTTTCAATAACCTTCAATTTGACTGGAAAGCATCTCCTTGA
- the LOC125219080 gene encoding transcriptional corepressor SEUSS-like isoform X2 yields the protein MVPQGPPPPHGGAQPVPPSLLRSNSSLLGGQGGGMPSQNAFPSLVSPRNQFNNMNMLGNVPNVSSLLHQSFGNGGSSSGLSGPANPNSSGHGQGQQQFSNPSSSQMLPEQQQAQHLDPQNFQHNQQQLQQFSVPNSQQHQQQQQQHQQFQAMRAGLGGAGHVKLEPQTTNEQASQQQLQALRTLSSVKMEPQQLQSMRSLGTVKMEPQQSDPLFLHHQQQQQQQQQQQQLLLSRQSSQAAAAAQILHQQRIMQIQQQQQLLKAMPQQRSTLQQQFQPQNMPVRSPVKPVYEPGMCARRLTHYMYQQQHRPEDNSIEFWRKFVAEYFAPNAKKKWCVSMYGPGRQTTGVFPQDVWHCEICNRKPGRGFEATVEVLPRLFKIKYESGTIEELLYVDMPREYQNPAGQIVLDYAKAIQESVFEQLRVVRDGQLRIVFSPDLKICSWEFCARRHEELIPRRLLIPQVSQLGTAAQKYQAATQNASTSASFSELQNNCNMFVSSARQLAKALEVPLVNDLGYTKRYVRCLQISEVVNSMKDLIDYSRETGAGPMESLAKFPRRTNHSPGFQGQQHPQPDSQLQQQQQQTGQNSNNDSSAAAAATQLASAASTPGVNNPANSATATASTSTIVGLLHQNSMNSRQQNLMSSINSPYGGFGSMGNGIGQSAMVSGIRAALANNSLSMNGRVAMAMAREQGMNSQQQDMSNQLLAGGLGAVNGFNNLQFDWKASP from the exons ATGGTGCCACAGGGGCCTCCCCCTCCGCATGGTGGAGCGCAGCCGGTTCCGCCGTCATTGTTAAGATCAAATTCCTCGTTGTTGGGTGGGCAAGGAGGTGGGATGCCCTCCCAGAATGCATTTCCTTCTCTAGTGTCACCGCGCAATCAGTTCAACAACATGAATATGCTCGGGAATGTTCCCAACGTTTCTTCTCTGCTTCACCAGTCATTTGGAAATGGAGGCTCAAGTTCTGGTTTATCTGGTCCAG CCAATCCAAACTCATCTGGTCACGGACAAGGACAGCAACAATTCTCAAACCCTTCCAGCAGCCAAATGTTGCCAGAACAGCAACAAGCTCAACATCTTGATccacaaaattttcaacataacCAGCAGCAGTTACAACAGTTTTCTGTGCCCAATTCGCAACAGCATCAGCAACAACAGCAGCAGCATCAGCAATTTCAGGCAATGCGTGCAGGCCTAGGAGGTGCGGGACATGTTAAGCTAGAGCCACAAACGACCAATGAGCAGGCCTCACAGCAACAACTGCAAGCTTTGAGGACTCTGAGTTCAGTGAAGATGGAACCTCAGCAGTTACAAAGTATGAGAAGCTTAGGGACTGTCAAGATGGAACCCCAACAATCAGATCCtttatttttacatcatcaacagcaacaacagcagcagcagcagcagcaacagcTCCTCCTTTCCCGACAGTCCTCTCAGGCTGCTGCTGCCGCGCAGATTTTGCATCAACAGAGGATTATGCAAAttcagcagcagcagcagctgtTAAAAGCTATGCCTCAACAAAGATCTACATTACAACAACAGTTTCAACCACAGAACATGCCTGTTAGGTCCCCTGTAAAACCTGTCTATGAGCCTGGAATGTGTGCTCGGAGGCTGACACATTACATGTATCAGCAACAACACAGACCTGAA GACAACAGCATTGAGTTCTGGAGGAAATTTGTAGCTGAATATTTTGCACCCAATGCCAAGAAAAAGTGGTGTGTTTCAATGTATGGACCTGGTCGCCAAACTACTGGAGTTTTCCCTCAG GATGTTTGGCATTGTGAAATTTGCAACCGCAAGCCTGGTCGTGGATTTG AGGCAACTGTTGAGGTTTTGCCCCGactattcaaaataaaatatgaaagtgGAACTATAGAAGAACTGCTGTATGTTGATATGCCGCGAGAGTATCAGAATCCTGCAGGGCAAATTGTTCTGGACTATGCGAAAGCTATACAAGAGAGTGTATTTGAGCAACTTCGTGTTGTTCGTGATGGTCAGCTACGAATTGTATTCTCTCCCGATCTCAAG ATATGCTCCTGGGAATTTTGTGCTCGGCGTCATGAAGAGCTCATCCCAAGAAGGTTGCTGATTCCTCAG GTTAGCCAACTTGGCACTGCTGCCCAAAAGTACCAGGCTGCTACTCAAAATGCGTCAACTAGTGCCTCTTTTTCGGAGCTACAAAATAATTGCAACAT gTTTGTTTCTTCTGCACGTCAGCTTGCCAAAGCTCTGGAAGTTCCATTAGTAAATGATTTGGGATATACGAAGAGATATGTGCGATGCTTGCAG ATATCAGAAGTGGTCAATAGCATGAAGGATCTTATTGACTATAGCCGTGAAACTGGTGCAGGTCCTATGG AGAGTCTGGCGAAGTTTCCTCGAAGAACAAATCATTCACCTGGATTTCAAGGACAACAACATCCACAGCCTGACAGTCAGCTACAACAGCAACAGCAGCAAACAGGTCAAAACTCAAACAACGATAGTTCTGCTGCGGCTGCTGCTACACAACTTGCTTCTGCTGCTAGTACTCCTGGTGTTAATAATCCTGCGAACTCAGCTACCGCTACGGCATCTACCAGTACAATTGTCGGccttcttcatcaaaattcaaTGAATTCTCGGCAGCAAAATCTAATGTCCAGTATTAACAGCCCTTACGGTG GGTTTGGGAGTATGGGCAACGGAATCGGCCAATCTGCCATGGTAAGTGGGATCCGAGCAGCGCTTGCTAATAACTCCCTTTCCATGAATGGGAGAGTAGCCATGGCGATGGCACGAGAGCAGGGCATGAATTCACAACAGCAGGATATGAGCAACCAACTGCTTGCCGGTGGTCTTGGTGCAGTTAATGGTTTCAATAACCTTCAATTTGACTGGAAAGCATCTCCTTGA
- the LOC125218215 gene encoding uncharacterized protein LOC125218215 isoform X1, which yields MATSIVYRSAFSVLSQAFPVASNMNSDRTSNNCFWSMGVDDAASNDAHTSLNWTREEDKAFEIALFTHYNHADMWGKIALAVPGKTVQDLKLHYEALSLMALESGKMPLSIYSTKGDVLEEKKLKSQQATRESSTSRTGELLPGNLGRAAAHAGTQLLSGCATVASGDAFGKRRRPKKASRTDENKLMLGARYPSKKNAVARNESQLLPGKLLWSGYPHEAQKDIGYQLLCGYPNQLGLPSGSLPTTSYGTGAAMQDVDELADGRFDIGSSTDILDDPDLSLFPYFWN from the exons ATGGCTACATCTATTGTATACAG GTCAGCATTCTCTGTTCTCAGTCAAGCTTTCCCAGTTGCCTCAAACATGAATTCAGACCGGACATCCAACAACTGCTTCTGGTCGATGGGGGTGGATGATGCTGCATCAAATGATGCACACACATCTTTGAATTGGACAAGGGAGGAGGACAAGGCATTCGAGATTGCTCTCTTTACCCACTATAATCATGCTGATATGTGGGGTAAGATCGCATTGGCAGTTCCTGGGAAAACAGTTCAAGATCTAAAACTTCACTATGAAGCCTTAAGTTTGATGGCTCTTGAGTCTGGCAAGATGCCTCTGTCCATTTATTCGACAAAAGGCGATGTTCTAGAAGAGAAGAAGCTGAAGTCACAGCAAGCGACACGAGAGTCTTCTACATCTAGAACCGGAGAATTGCTTCCTGGAAATCTTGGGAGAGCAGCAGCGCATGCTGGAACCCAACTGCTGTCAGGATGCGCAACGGTCGCTTCAGGTGATGCTTTCGGGAAGCGCAGGCGCCCTAAGAAAGCTTCGAGGACCGATGAAAACAAGCTGATGCTGGGGGCAAGGTATCCTAGTAAAAAGAATGCTGTTGCACGTAACGAGAGCCAATTGCTGCCCGGGAAGCTACTGTGGTCCGGGTACCCTCATGAAGCTCAAAAGGATATCGGGTATCAACTGCTGTGTGGGTACCCTAATCAACTGGGCCTCCCATCTGGCTCACTCCCGACTACTTCATATGGCACAGGTGCAGCAATGCAGGATGTTGACGAGCTTGCTGATGGTCGATTTGATATCGGTTCTAGCACCGATATTTTGGATGATCCGGATCTCTCTTTGTTCCCTTatttttggaattga
- the LOC125218215 gene encoding uncharacterized protein LOC125218215 isoform X2, whose protein sequence is MNSDRTSNNCFWSMGVDDAASNDAHTSLNWTREEDKAFEIALFTHYNHADMWGKIALAVPGKTVQDLKLHYEALSLMALESGKMPLSIYSTKGDVLEEKKLKSQQATRESSTSRTGELLPGNLGRAAAHAGTQLLSGCATVASGDAFGKRRRPKKASRTDENKLMLGARYPSKKNAVARNESQLLPGKLLWSGYPHEAQKDIGYQLLCGYPNQLGLPSGSLPTTSYGTGAAMQDVDELADGRFDIGSSTDILDDPDLSLFPYFWN, encoded by the coding sequence ATGAATTCAGACCGGACATCCAACAACTGCTTCTGGTCGATGGGGGTGGATGATGCTGCATCAAATGATGCACACACATCTTTGAATTGGACAAGGGAGGAGGACAAGGCATTCGAGATTGCTCTCTTTACCCACTATAATCATGCTGATATGTGGGGTAAGATCGCATTGGCAGTTCCTGGGAAAACAGTTCAAGATCTAAAACTTCACTATGAAGCCTTAAGTTTGATGGCTCTTGAGTCTGGCAAGATGCCTCTGTCCATTTATTCGACAAAAGGCGATGTTCTAGAAGAGAAGAAGCTGAAGTCACAGCAAGCGACACGAGAGTCTTCTACATCTAGAACCGGAGAATTGCTTCCTGGAAATCTTGGGAGAGCAGCAGCGCATGCTGGAACCCAACTGCTGTCAGGATGCGCAACGGTCGCTTCAGGTGATGCTTTCGGGAAGCGCAGGCGCCCTAAGAAAGCTTCGAGGACCGATGAAAACAAGCTGATGCTGGGGGCAAGGTATCCTAGTAAAAAGAATGCTGTTGCACGTAACGAGAGCCAATTGCTGCCCGGGAAGCTACTGTGGTCCGGGTACCCTCATGAAGCTCAAAAGGATATCGGGTATCAACTGCTGTGTGGGTACCCTAATCAACTGGGCCTCCCATCTGGCTCACTCCCGACTACTTCATATGGCACAGGTGCAGCAATGCAGGATGTTGACGAGCTTGCTGATGGTCGATTTGATATCGGTTCTAGCACCGATATTTTGGATGATCCGGATCTCTCTTTGTTCCCTTatttttggaattga